DNA from Macadamia integrifolia cultivar HAES 741 chromosome 12, SCU_Mint_v3, whole genome shotgun sequence:
ATTTACATGTACACATACAATAGAAAATAGTTATATATTGATCTATATCAATCCCTTATCTTCATACAATAGATAGTGTGGTAGAAACAACAACACTGAAACCATTAAACCTAAGCTTATCTGAGTTATCTCCCtcccaccactctctctctctctctctctctctctctctctctctctctagatcgaTAGATATGTCTTCGTCTGTAATCtttatgggtttttttctttattaaaccTAAGCTAATCTCCCTCCCaccacctttctctctctctctagatagatagatatatcTTCCTCTGTAATCtttatgggtttttttcttCAGAATCAACACCTAGAACCCTATCAAGAACATCAAGGAGCAGCTGATGGGCCGTAAGCTGTGGGAAATGCCCATCAGCTTCAAGGATCTCCACGGTCGTCTTCCCTTTTATCTTCTTCTGCATGTAGTACACAACAGAGAGTGGAACGACGATGTCATTTGTGGTCTGAACAATGGTGCATGGGACGTCAACCTTCTCAAGAACGTCTCTATGGTCACAGCAGAAGATGGTTTTGGCCAGTGAAAGTGCCACTTCTGGCCTCATTTGACCCAGGAGTCTCCCAAACTTTTCAACAGAAACTGTGTCGGTTGGGCCCACACCAAGCCCAGCAAAGTTTGGGGCCCATGCATGAAAATTGGACTCTATGTTTGAGAACAATTCCTCCACCTCTGATTTCTCAAACCCTCCTTTATAATCTTCTGTATTCAAGTACCTGCAAATCCACAAAAAGATGGAGACAGTTCAAATTTGGTCCACTTTATAATTATTGCACTGGATAATCAAGCCTTTTCTTGGCCCAAATTCTTCACTGCTTTTGCTTAACTAGTAGTCAAATCTTATAACTTACAAAGTTAAATAAAATTATCCAATTTATCAAATCATATTAATTCAGATTAGTCCAAGGTTTGATTGCTTAATTTCTTGCATANNNNNNNNNNNNNNNNNNNNNNNNNNNNNNNNNNNNNNNNNNNNNNNNNNNNNNNNNNNNNNNNNNNNNNNNNNNNNNNNNNCCAAATATTTTTACGAATACGCTTTTTTGACATAGAACTACGTTTCTTTGGAACTGCCATTCAAAAATAAGGAAGATTGCTATAATTGGATGTGAAAGTCATGTATTATTTAAAATGGATAAAGTGtcaaattgaaactgaaaccaaaaaccaaaatttaatCCAGATCGAATAACTGAAATGAATTCGAATCAAATATAATTTGGTTATAATTTGGGAACAGAGGCAGGACTTGGTTTCTTTTCAATTCCAACATAAGAACCAACCGTTAGAACCAAAATCAAGCCAAATTTAGGTATCAATATATTTtagtttattattataatatttaaataatatattatagtaTATTAATACATCATAATACTAAAATATTACAATATATAGTATTGTGGTCCCACACTTGGATAGGTGTCAATGAAGAGACACAATAGGGGCATCAACAAGATGTGAGGGTATTTTATATTTCACAATGGTAGAGCCATCATTTGGCCCCCTCTATGTCAAGGGCCACATGATTAGGTAGGGTTTTTTTCCCTATAGTTTCTgcaatatagatatatatatatacacacacacacacacacacacaccgaGTAGAGGAATTAGAACCAATCCATGTAAGAATCAAATAGGAATCGAAACCAAACAACTTCAATACGAGTACTGAATTTCAGAAACGAGGCAGGACTCGGTCTGATTCGTCATTGGAATTAAACCAAATATCCAGTTCCTAACCGATTTACACCCTTAGGACAAGTACACTAGGCACTGGCTAGGGAGAGCTCTGGCTCGGGCCAGAACCTGATTGAATCCAAACCCGACGCTAAGGCCTAAGGAGAATGGTTGGTTACATGCAATTACTCCAAGAAGAAAGTACATTTTTTTGTCGTTACTTCTGATTTTGACCAATCGGGTAGTCCAGTTTCCAAGAATACTGTTTTATAAGTCTGTGATTGTAATGCACACCGAGTCCCCAAAGAGACCACAATGAGAGAATATCGCGGTCACCAGGTAAAgacaaagaggagaaaaagaaaagagtggGCAATGCTGAGGTGGGGTCCACATTACAAAGCTACGTATCATCTTCACAATTAATTGGGTTTCAACTGATAAAGAATTTGGATTAGGTCGTCGAAAACCATTTTCCAATGGTGTTTGATAGGGTGAGATAGGTCGGATTTCTTAAAACGCTAACTCAatctttattttcaaaattcaattcaagttcAATCCAATCCTAATgggttcatgtttaggcccaacTCTACTGGGTTCCTActaacccaacccggccctaattgactCTATCAGGGTCTAATTGGGCTAGGttggttgaccttggcttctataaCAATATCTTGATTGACCTGTTTTTGTCATTCATatcttatataataaaaaaattataaaaaataaaataccaataaaagtcctaaattctaatatataaGTTCAAAGTTAAATTTTGGGCcaggttgaggtctcaacccgaGCCCGACTCAACCCTGAtccagggttggggtttttcaatcCTGATCCGCCCTTAGGGTCAAAAAACTTAGTCCAAGCATGTTTAGATTTAGGAAAGGTTCAGGTTGTCATGGCTAAACTTTCACCCCGAGTGTTTGATCTACGCTTGAAATTCatataatctctctcttcttacaagAGAGATTGAATGAATTCCAGGTGTGAATCAAACACCGTATGAAAATAGTTATCATACAAGGACTTGATCCAAAGGATCAATATGATCACCTGTTAGGGGCACTTCTAGATTCAGACCTATGTTACAAGATTGCAGTGGTGGAGATGAGATCAGTTGGATAGGAATTCAAGGGGCAGTTTTACTGAATATGAGGCTCAAGGTATGTTGAATGGACGATGTGGATCAAAATCATCTGATAAGTCAAGTCAATCAATCTAATAATCTTCCATTAATTCAACatcccaagaaaataatgaaagacCAATACTtctttgaagaaattttctGGTTTCCTGCCCAAAGAAATAGGACACTTGGATATGCAAGAATCTACTTGGAGTGTCGGATGGTTCCCATATTTCcactcaaaaataaaatgaaattagagaaataaaatacaaaaccacAACATAGGGATgcaattttttataaaattttaaaatctatatcatatatatatatatatatatatatttatggataaagttttctttcataatGACTAAATGATGGAACGACCCACATGGGACcccctctcttcccctttgtATGGGATCGCAATGAACCCCAATGAATTGGAATTAAGAAAACTCAATCCTATATTTATACGCAAAatgttttattgtgtttttgaCTGTTGGATGAGGGGAGAGAAGGGGTGTGTTATTATACTTCTGCCCCCAATCCCATTCAACAGCTGAAAGACACAAACATATATGTACAAGATCATGATAAAGTTGGGTCCATATTTATATTAGACAAACATTTTTTTACGAACAAACATGTCTTTGAGCATCTATGGATGATCCACTTAGTTTTGTTGAATTTGTTATGCAACAATTTAAGATACATAAGATGGTTTGAATTGATCATTTACTAATTTCCATACTTATAAGTCAATCATATACACTTCAATGTATTGTTCAGCCCGTTAAAGATATTCCAAACATTTTCACGTACCCTCTGGTTGATcctagatttttttaaaagatttgTTTTGTCACTTGCTAACTCCAAATAAAAATTTGACATATAATTATAAAACTTATAAATATATCTTTCTACAATTTGTTTTAGTGCAAGAAGTCCACTAGAATCCATACAAGGGACCCACATAAGAGTCAAGAAAATAACTAGATGGGAGCCAGAATGGAGAGCCACAACCTTAttagaaagtaagaaaaatactaaaatagttCTACGACTTAAATTCCATCACAGAAGCAGATCATCTCCAAcgcaaggatttaggggatggtatcggtattgATATCGGTCTTTGCTGATATTGATTCGA
Protein-coding regions in this window:
- the LOC122057707 gene encoding strigolactone esterase D14-like, which codes for MVTLEKSLSTSMNAKIIGSGKESLVLAHGYGGDQSVWEKVLPQLAQRYRVMVFDWSFSGAVKDLSLFDHDKYSSLEAFADDLIVLMEEMKLTSSVLIGHSMSGMVGCIASVKRPDLFKKLILLGASPRYLNTEDYKGGFEKSEVEELFSNIESNFHAWAPNFAGLGVGPTDTVSVEKFGRLLGQMRPEVALSLAKTIFCCDHRDVLEKVDVPCTIVQTTNDIVVPLSVVYYMQKKIKGKTTVEILEADGHFPQLTAHQLLLDVLDRVLGVDSEEKNP